The genomic window gcagagcagacccagctggagaactgatgatgctgaggccatgagacccagcattttctgaaattttttgagcgggacagacgcgccgcagcggaacgagcccgctgtgcgcagaatgtctgctgcgcgctgtgatgatagccgcgctatcattgacagcgagtccaattctgtgcccaggaaggaagtcttCCGACTAGGAAAcagagagctcttcgcccaattgactctgagacccaaattctagAGGTggtcgagtaacatggtcgtgtgttccacaagcactgagcgagattgcgctagaatcagccaatcgtccaaatagtccAGTATGCGcaagcctttcagtctgagaggaacgagcgctgcgtccatgcacttcgtaaatgtacggggtgcctcggacaaaccgaacggcaggactgtgtactgatatgcctggccctcgaaggcgaatctcaaaaaccgcctgtgacgtgacgctatctgtatttgaaaatacgcatctttcagatccactgacacgaaccagtctccttggcgaacttgcgcgagaatttttctggtcgtgagcatcctgaaccgacgcttcaccagcgctttgttcagttgccttagatctaatatgggtctgagaccaccgtcttttttcggtaccaggaaatatctgctgtacagccctccttcgctttgagcttgagagaGGGGCTCTATGactcctttgctcaatagtttcgccacttcggctcgaagcaggtgtgctgcttctgtctgcattgtggtctcgacgcgcgctgtatagcggcgcgggcgtcggtgaaactgtagcgaatagcctccttttataatgtccagcacccatttcgaaacccctggaagcttttccaatgcgtttgcatgaatagctagaggttgaatacaaAGCACGCTCCGTTcgttcagtaacggagtggtttcggtgtgctgtggcacaagagacgtgctcgtgacattcggggcgtgggcgctgatagcgggaactattatgtctgtgtgtggatgtggttgtgtggcaacaggcacatttaacacactgcaaacaacgttcgcctgcatatagGGAAtgccttttggtttcgtttttacagaaaccttggggcgtgcataatgtgatgtctgtgggcactgtgaagcgggcacgtttaccacatgtgaagcgcaatcgatctgagtcgattttatgtgcgcgggacctgtgtgacaggttgtgcttgtgtgtagtgatgggcactgggtagtgggcattcttactacacatgaaacaccatcggccgtggccggttgtgaagcgcaatcgatctgagtcgattttatgtgcgcgggacctgtgtgacaggctgtgcttgtgtgtagagatgggcactgggtagtgggcattcttactacacatgaaacaccatcggccgtggccggttgtgaagcgcaatcgatctgagtcgattttatgtgcgcgggacctgtgtgacaggctgtgcttgtgtgtagagatgggcactgggtagtgggcattcttactacacatgaaacaccatcggccgtggccggttgtgaagcgcaatcgatctgagtcgattttatgtgcgcgggacctgtgtgacaggctgtgcttgtgtgtagagatgggcactgggtagtgggcattcttactacacatgaaacaccatcggccgtggccgggacaccagaaaatacactctattgggggtttatctgggtagccgtgagaacgacttttgtgtgcaggcaaacgggcgacggaggcggtttgttggctgcagaaaacactggaacaggcttggcggcggcgaaagcgcggcggagcaggtttgacgtctgacggcaagctttagaggggagggccgacttagcacgccgtccagcggagggcagacataagtgggctgctatcgcctcttctgagcagcatgcgcgttccccttttggcgggaaacggaaatcctcttcctccttcacggccccctcgtcagcggcgtcgatggaagcggtggcagacagcggccggtgaagcaggcgggcgaactggcgagctttgtcggctgggggaaggatccggggcccgctgggcatgGCGCtatttacggcgcgacaccgcggcgggcgggggagcagccTCATTGAAGAAGGCCAGgtgagtcctcagagtcgccattggcatctgcacgagccgcaggaaggcatctttaaaaagacgctttgctctttttagagaaacagtgtgtatcgcagcggcgacacacactgtagattacaAAGGATATAGGcaccggaaagcgcagcaggaaggcacggaaggcggcgtggccagcagcttcagtggctcgtcctgctgagatgcttgcagccgacagcggcttcttctccggctccagcgatgcgtgtgctttgcttgaaggatgaaaaatcagataatagctgcctgtgAGCGgtttttataggcctagaccacgcccttttaggcgggaagcgacgcaaagggcgcgaaatgcccccattggatctggcgtcgcgccaggcctcgctctataggctgctgcagttgccgcagagcagccaataggcgcgcaagctgtttcgcctatgtatgctgctgcaacgcgctttacattatttcaaaattaaggataatttttggcttcaatatctcgcagaaaaggattttcccctagcgtaagatacttacgcagtacgagagacctctcgtaagagaaccaaCAGTCTTTGCTCTCAGTAGACTAtaatttgttccagagcaaatcgttttgccaaaatctcatcatgtttacgTGAATTCAAAGCTGTATTTCAGAGCACTGTCTTTGTacatttgactgaattgcctagcaacttttatgatggctgttgatgttgtttattaaatattattattcaataaatattttatataaaaatagtagtatttaaaagcatttagtattgagaaacagtgtttgtgttcgtgatggtgattttagttacattgttacgCTATTAGCctaaatgtttgcctcaaaaaacaccatttctttatgactaaagaaagaaagacatgaacatcttggatgacaagggggtgagtacattaagtaaactactcctttaagttgatCTGAATTTCACTGTAAGAGCTTCAGATGAAATTTTGTTGTTCTGTCACTTGTTAGGGCATGCAGATTTATATAGAAGGACATggttttacattttattgtgcTGGATCTGAAGATGAATTCAgacattatttgttttttgtatgactgaGTAAAGAAGATGACTCTTCACACATGGAATGCAGTgatatggcttctctccagtgtggacctTCTCTTGTGATTTCAGATAATGCAaccgactgaatctcttgtcacattCTGAAAACTTGTAAGGTTTTTCCCCCGTGTGGATCTTCTCATGTAATTTCAGATATTCTGGCCGACTGAATTTCGTCACATTTTGAACACTTGAAAGGCTTTTCCTCGCTGTGCATTTGCTGGTGCAGTTTCAGTTCAGCATCTCTAACAAAAGTCTTTCCACAATCAAAGCACATATGCTCCTTcacattgttgtcttttctgatgtAATTTTAAAGTACCCGACTGACtaaaactttttccacacaaAGAACACATGTAAGGCTTCTTCTTTGTATGAACTTTCAGGTGGTCCTTCAGCGCGTCTGACCTAAAAAATGTTTTACCGCACTGATCACAGGTAAATGGTCTTTCTCCAGAATGACGACGCAGGTGTATTTTAAAAGTGCATGActttctgaaactctttccacactgatcacatgtgaacggcTTCACTCCAGTGTGGATTGTCATATGTTCATTAAGAGATCCTTTATGCTTGAAACTCATCCAATATTGACCACATGTGTGCAGTTTCTCTCCACTATGTACTTTCATGTGAATATTAATGTATGTACGggaaactctttccgcactgatcacatgagtacggcttctctccagtgtggattctaATGTGTATTGGCAGGGTTCCTTTTCCTGTGTAACGAGCTGGGCACAGTATACAATACATGCACCATTGCATTTAAGGACaaggcaatttttttttaccatatatgGGTTCCAGAACAAACCAGTTCCTGAAGGTTGATCAATAGCTGTCATGTATTTCTAGCTCCTAAACAGGTTCTTTTCATGTCTATGTGTTTTCAAGCTTTTACTCACTGCAATCCTCAGCACATACTCTCTACACACAGTCAGATGGATACTAGTAGATAATAGTAGAATAGTTATAGGCATACTTCTATATATTATGTTAAATCAGgattaattaaaatattccacACTGGTTATGAAGCACTTACAGAAGCCATCACCGTCATTTGGTTAGATTTTTCAGCCCCCTTTGTGCATGTCAGGGAGGCGAGTGACTAACCCTCATGGTCCTGCGAAGCCCAAGGTATGTATTGCCCCTGTGCACCTTTAATTAAAATAGGGAGCTGTTTTGCCAACAGTCTAAGCAGTCCTTTTTCTTTTTCCCTGTGACCACCTTCCTTCATCAGATGAGGGCTCATTTTCACCTTCTTCCACTCTACTTTCTAATATTTTATCTGTTTCATCCACAAACTTTTGTTTCCTTAATCCTACTATTTAACACTACCTCTAATAACCTTGATTCTACTCCAAATTCCTTCCTGTCTGGTTGGTTTCTTTTCACTTGGTATTTTTTGTTCGCACTGTGATTTTATTTCTTCCAAAGCTGTCTGTACTTGTTTATAACAGTCTAAATGTGGCCCTTTCTTTTCACTCCTATCCTGCCGTCTCTTTGGTCTTAAGTCTGGCCCCTTCTGTCTTTCATCTCTTAACTCCACATTTCCTTCCATCTGCATCTCTCCAAAAACTTCCACCATTCCTTTGAGTAATGGAAATTGACCTTCAAGAAGGGAGTCTGCAAACACATCTACCGTTTTCTTTGTCTCTCTGTCTGCCtccttcagattttttttctagcctgttttttgtttttcaataagTTATCTCCTTTTTTAAATACTATTAACACTTCTTGTTCTctattttcttctctttttttccccatttCAGACCCATATCTTTAGTAATAGAGCTTATCTATACGCTCTTTACACAATGGATACTTTAAGCCCAAAAGTTCCACAGGAGTTGGTGCTATAGTTCTCAATACAGCAAACCTTTAGCTTGAATTGTTTGcactcaaaatcatacaaaattatCAGCTTTACATGTAATCAGTTCACCACAGATAACAGTGATAACATTTTAACTTTTGGAATCAAAACcccttttatcttttattttaaataatgtattccATTTAATTTAGTTTGATGAATTAGAAGAACCCAAAGTGTCTCACCACAAGCAAACCCTTGCAAACAACACAACCTAACTATATATACCTTACCAATTCTTACTGCTTACCTGCCAATTTGTTGTGTAGTTCATCCAGAGCCTGCTCGCCACGTTCCATTTCACTGTTCTTGTCTATCCTGTTTGTGACACCAATTGCTAGGATTTCCCTATTCCTGTTTGAAGAACCACTCCTGGGTCTCGAGTCTTGAAACCAATAGATAGACTTTAAGCTGAGTTTTCTACTGCCTGGTTGAGGAAAGGCCTTTATAGAAGTCCCCTCACAcgtcaatctttttttttttttacggggTCCTTAGATTTACCATTTGAAACCTTCCTCCTCAAGGCCTCACTGTTTAATCTTTTGAAAGAGAGTTTACTAAAGACAACGTTCTCCACACGTCCTTAAGCGAGCAAGCTTCATAAAAATCCTGCATTAAAAGCAGCACAGTCCAATAAATTTTTATGCCACATTAAAAAAGCCAATGTGTCTGACATCAACAATCATCAGCGATTTAGCAACAATAATAAAGAATCAAGAAAAAACACCAACCTTCTTGCTTTTAAGCATCTTTGTGACTTATTCTGCAGGGTTTTGGATCACTCATGTTCTCACTGTTCTTTAATTTTCACTTGTAAAATGATGAAAATAATCCAGCATTGGTGAATTCCTGTGTGGAATAAAAGAAGAATCAATTATTGAGTAACACATTATGTGTTACAACTAACTATCCAGCTATCAACatgtaaatgtaacatttaacTTCATTTcgtttttttcttagaacattACACAAAATTAATGAGGTTAAGATGTGTATTTTATGACCTCAAAAGTGTAGTATGTAGTAAAACCAATGAAATTAGCATTATTACAAGAAATCTACTATAAGCTGTTGACATTAAATAAAGATAATCGATTAATCAATAATCAGATAAGAGTCAGACATTTTTGACGTTATGAAAATGATAAAACTACACTATAACAGAACTATTATTTCTCACAATCTGAGTACAACATTAAACATGTATCCAAAACTTCGCCAAGCTCCTTTAACAAAATCGACAGAcgccaacaacaacaacaacaaaaaaaaaaaaaaaaaaaaaaaaaatggcacaaaacATTTACGCAAACAAGAAAGAAATATCCGCTATAAATGTCGCTTATAAAAACTTATTGTCATGATTGTATACATAGCAATGTGAACAGCTCACCTCAGAAGACTTGCTGGACTGAATGCCCGATGCGCAGGCTGTGTGACGTCATCATTGAGACATGTTAAGAACAGCGATTAGAACGGTCCATTAGTTAATATAACTTTactactttagttaacattaactaataaatacttatacagcatttatcaatctttattatttttaatgcagaCATTCAGGATGCATTCAAATCTaatttagcattattaacattagttattgCACTGTGAATTAAAATGAACTAACAATGACTGACTgtacttttattaatttacatgaaCAAAGATgaatgaatactgtaataaatgtaggcctaatttttattgttttttaatgttatgtTACTAATTCATTTGGCGAACACCAACAGAAAGGCAGTCCTAGCTGACAGTTTTACAAACACGGGGCTTAtagtttttacatcacattctaCACAAATTAAAGAAAAAGAGAACAAGCATGAGAGTAGAAGGTTTTACATACACGTTCACGTAAAACGCCCCCTACAGTTTtgcccaaaataaccactagatAAAGTCAAGCTTTTTGTCATAACTATGGACTACACTGACAGGAGTGTTGTAGAAGTATTCACCTTGAAGCTTGCACCGGTGAATAGGCTACCTGAAATAAAATTATGCAGTGATCTAATTTTCTGCAGTAAGAAAGAAAGTTTTTTAAAGCTTGCTGTTTTGTAGAATATCACaacaacagaacaaaacagaaagGATTGCACAATACGACAAACTGTTATGTCCTTATTCCAACTGCTTTTTCTTCTTCTGCTGAATCGCACTGATAtgaaaacataaaacatttacatGTATAAAAATGTTAACACTTTCCTTCATGAAAAAGACAATAAACTACGAGTGATACATACTGTACATGATTTCTTGTAGAAACAGAAGAATCAAAAACAACATAAACCATCCTAACACTCATTGTCTTATTTAATCTCACTGTAAGAGCTATAGATGATGTTTTGTTTTCTCTTGTTTAGGGCAGATTTATATAGAAGAGATTCTATTGCTTGTTTTATTGGGTCAGGTTTGGCGAGGACACAGTGTCGCAATTAAATGTGCTGGAACCAAAGGAGAATTCACATATGAGTTAATCATTTCAGACatatgttttttgtatgactgaGTAAATTAGATGACAGAGTGAACCTCTTCCCACACTTAATGCAGtgatacggcttctctccagtgtggatcctctcatgttttTTTAGATATTCTAACCatttgaatctcttgtcacagtgtgaacacttgtagggtttttctccagtgtggatcctctcatgttttTTCAGATAATCTGACCacctgaatctcttgtcacagtgcgaacacttgtaaggtttttctccagtgtgaatgctctGGTGCATTTTCAGTTCAGCATAtgtagtaaaagtcttctcacaATCAAAGCACATATACTCCTTCACACTGTTGTGTCttttttgatgtatttttaaaGAACCCGACTGACTAAAACTCCTTCCACACAAAGAACATATGAAAggcttctcctttgtatgaactttcaGGTGGTCCTTCAGCGCATCTGACCGGAAAAAATTTCTACCGCACTGATCACAGGTAAATGGTTTTTCTCCAGAATGACGAAGCAGGTGTATTTTAAAGGTGCATGACTTTctaaaactttttccacactgatcacatgtaaaCGGCTTCCCTCCAGTGTGGATGGTCATGTGTTCCCTAAGGGCTGCTCTGTGTCTGAAACTaatcccacactgatcacaggTGTGCGGCTTTAGTCCAGTGTGGATTGTCATGTGTTCATTAAGAGACCTTTTCCTTGTGAAACtattcccacattgatcacatgtgtacggCTTCTCTCCCCTATGAGCTCTCGTGTGAATTTTAAGACCGTGTTTGTAAGCGAAACACTTCCCACACTGTTCACATGAGTACGGCCTCTTtccggtgtgaactctcatgtgattcCTTAGGGTTCCTTTCACCgtaaaactcttcccgcac from Garra rufa chromosome 7, GarRuf1.0, whole genome shotgun sequence includes these protein-coding regions:
- the LOC141338915 gene encoding uncharacterized protein; translated protein: MNDPKPCRINHKDTEKQGDPMEDREHSEELSEAEEKHLIKSSEKSLSCSQTKSHLLKHISKKPFTCSQCGKSYTAKGTLAIHMRIHTGENLHACDQCGKSFSIKAYLKDHMRIHTGEKPYSCDQCGKSFTVKGTLRNHMRVHTGKRPYSCEQCGKCFAYKHGLKIHTRAHRGEKPYTCDQCGNSFTRKRSLNEHMTIHTGLKPHTCDQCGISFRHRAALREHMTIHTGGKPFTCDQCGKSFRKSCTFKIHLLRHSGEKPFTCDQCGRNFFRSDALKDHLKVHTKEKPFICSLCGRSFSQSGSLKIHQKRHNSVKEYMCFDCEKTFTTYAELKMHQSIHTGEKPYKCSHCDKRFRWSDYLKKHERIHTGEKPYKCSHCDKRFKWLEYLKKHERIHTGEKPYHCIKCGKRFTLSSNLLSHTKNICLK